A part of Flavobacteriaceae bacterium GSB9 genomic DNA contains:
- a CDS encoding ferrous iron transport protein A, which translates to MQDTLAHLKRGEIAVIKDVSSIHIPLKLLEMGCLPGNTVELVQVAPFQDPMYLNINGSHLAIRKETASHILIERLKNG; encoded by the coding sequence TTGCAAGACACATTAGCACATTTAAAACGTGGCGAAATAGCGGTTATAAAAGATGTTTCGTCAATACACATTCCTTTAAAATTATTGGAAATGGGATGCTTGCCCGGTAATACCGTAGAGCTTGTTCAAGTGGCACCTTTTCAAGACCCTATGTACCTAAATATTAATGGGTCTCATTTAGCAATAAGGAAAGAAACTGCCTCTCACATCTTAATTGAAAGATTAAAAAATGGGTAA